In Petrotoga sp. 9PW.55.5.1, a genomic segment contains:
- a CDS encoding DEAD/DEAH box helicase: MTKFHTMGLSDNTLTAISKKGYDEPTPIQERVIPRLLSGENNVIGQAQTGTGKTAAFGIPLIEKLEEKEKYVQALVLTPTRELAVQVCEEIDSLKGRKKLNLLSVYGGVSIGNQIRALKRKIDIVVGTPGRIIDHLNRGTLDISKIKYLVIDEADEMLDMGFIEDVETIISQTNKEKQILMFSATMPARVVSLARKHMGKFEIISTVEENKKNLTVESAKQIYYVVSESDKTELLSRVIDMDDDFYGLVFTRTKVQSEEVANELIKRGYEAEALNGDVSQYQRERILSKFKNRHVKILIATDVAARGIDIDNLKYVINYSLPQNPENYVHRIGRTARAGNEGVAITFVTPSEKRKFFFIKNASNASIKEHKIPNTKEIINVKVEKIKEEIKSSISKDTEPIYEILAEKILEETDKDPVDIISSILKHFYSGALEKKNYKPISQIKNSGNRQDKRLFVALGRNNKMSPKKLAEYIEKETGIHKTNMKDIRVLDNFSFITVPYEKGEAILETFKRKASSRKPLVVLAKTTKDEKRKNNMNYVKN, encoded by the coding sequence ATGACAAAATTTCACACTATGGGCCTTTCTGATAACACATTAACAGCGATTTCCAAAAAAGGTTATGATGAACCAACTCCAATTCAAGAAAGAGTTATTCCTCGCCTTTTGTCTGGAGAGAATAATGTAATCGGTCAGGCTCAAACTGGTACAGGAAAGACAGCGGCTTTTGGTATTCCGCTGATAGAAAAGTTAGAAGAGAAAGAAAAGTATGTTCAAGCATTAGTTTTAACCCCAACAAGGGAACTAGCAGTGCAAGTTTGTGAAGAAATTGATTCACTAAAAGGGAGAAAAAAGTTAAACCTTTTATCGGTATATGGTGGAGTATCAATAGGAAACCAAATTCGAGCCCTTAAAAGAAAGATTGATATCGTCGTAGGTACGCCGGGTAGGATTATAGACCACCTTAATAGAGGTACCTTAGATATTAGTAAAATAAAGTATTTGGTTATTGATGAAGCAGATGAGATGCTGGATATGGGATTTATTGAGGATGTTGAAACCATAATCTCCCAAACCAACAAGGAGAAACAGATCCTTATGTTTTCTGCAACAATGCCTGCACGTGTAGTTTCTTTAGCTAGAAAACACATGGGAAAGTTCGAGATTATTTCTACTGTAGAAGAGAACAAGAAAAATCTAACAGTGGAGAGTGCAAAACAGATCTATTATGTAGTTTCTGAGTCAGACAAAACAGAGCTTTTGAGTAGAGTAATAGATATGGATGATGATTTTTATGGTCTTGTTTTTACAAGAACAAAAGTGCAATCTGAAGAGGTCGCAAACGAGTTAATAAAAAGAGGTTACGAAGCAGAAGCATTAAACGGAGATGTTTCACAATACCAACGAGAAAGAATTTTAAGCAAGTTTAAAAATAGACATGTTAAAATTCTTATCGCTACGGATGTTGCTGCAAGAGGTATAGATATCGACAATTTGAAATACGTTATAAACTACTCTTTACCTCAAAACCCTGAGAACTATGTTCACAGAATAGGGAGAACAGCTAGAGCTGGTAATGAAGGAGTTGCTATTACTTTTGTTACTCCGAGTGAAAAAAGAAAATTTTTCTTTATTAAAAACGCTTCAAATGCTAGCATAAAAGAACATAAGATCCCAAATACCAAAGAAATAATAAACGTTAAAGTCGAAAAGATAAAAGAAGAGATAAAATCTTCTATTTCAAAAGATACCGAGCCTATCTATGAAATCTTAGCTGAAAAAATCCTAGAAGAAACAGACAAAGATCCCGTAGATATTATTTCATCCATTCTCAAACACTTTTACAGTGGGGCTTTAGAAAAGAAAAATTATAAACCTATATCTCAGATTAAAAATTCGGGAAATAGGCAAGATAAAAGACTTTTTGTCGCTCTTGGTAGAAATAACAAAATGAGCCCAAAGAAATTAGCTGAATACATAGAGAAAGAAACAGGTATCCACAAAACAAATATGAAAGATATACGTGTTCTTGATAATTTTTCTTTTATTACTGTACCTTATGAAAAAGGTGAAGCTATCTTAGAAACTTTCAAAAGAAAAGCATCCAGCAGAAAACCTTTGGTTGTGCTGGCAAAAACTACAAAAGATGAAAAAAGAAAAAATAATATGAATTATGTAAAAAACTGA
- a CDS encoding NADP-dependent malic enzyme yields MDSKELHELLKGKMRTISNVDNIDKRSLSLLYTPGVAEVAKLCSENTENTYLYTRRWNTIAIVSDGSAVLGLGNIGPYGALPVMEGKALLFNLFGGLDAFPICIDTQDEDEIISLVKNLEPTFGGINLEDISAPRCFRISQKLNEIMNIPVFHDDQQGTAVVVTAGFLNAIKITGKEAKEIKVVINGIGAAGYNIAKFLMDFGIKNLVLVDKNGVLNKNYPESCLHEYHKELAEITNPENITGSLSDALIGADAFIGVSQGNILHEEMIKKMNEGPIIFALANPLPEVLPELAKSFGASIVATGRSDYPNQINNLIAFPGIMKGAVEKRTKITKNMLNSAILAISNSCVPTPERILPEAYDKRLHLNVYEAVKNAS; encoded by the coding sequence ATGGATTCTAAAGAGTTACACGAGTTATTAAAAGGGAAAATGAGAACAATTTCTAACGTAGATAATATAGATAAACGTTCACTTTCTCTCCTGTACACTCCTGGAGTTGCTGAAGTTGCAAAACTTTGTTCTGAAAATACAGAGAATACCTACCTATACACAAGAAGATGGAATACAATAGCGATTGTTTCAGATGGAAGCGCTGTTTTGGGACTTGGAAATATAGGACCATATGGAGCTCTTCCAGTGATGGAAGGCAAGGCTTTATTATTTAACCTCTTTGGAGGACTTGATGCTTTTCCAATATGTATAGATACCCAGGATGAAGATGAAATTATTTCACTTGTAAAAAATTTAGAACCTACATTTGGAGGAATAAACCTAGAAGATATATCGGCACCAAGATGTTTTAGAATTTCTCAAAAGTTAAATGAAATAATGAATATTCCAGTTTTTCATGATGATCAACAAGGAACTGCTGTTGTTGTAACTGCCGGTTTTTTAAATGCTATTAAAATTACCGGAAAAGAAGCCAAAGAAATTAAAGTGGTAATAAACGGTATAGGAGCTGCAGGGTACAACATAGCAAAGTTTTTAATGGATTTTGGTATAAAGAATCTGGTTTTGGTTGATAAAAATGGAGTGTTGAATAAAAATTATCCAGAAAGCTGTTTGCATGAATATCATAAAGAATTAGCTGAAATTACAAATCCTGAAAATATAACAGGGAGTTTGTCAGATGCACTAATTGGTGCGGATGCTTTTATTGGTGTTTCACAGGGGAATATATTACACGAAGAAATGATAAAGAAGATGAATGAAGGTCCTATAATATTTGCTCTTGCTAATCCTTTACCTGAAGTACTTCCAGAATTAGCAAAAAGCTTCGGAGCAAGTATCGTTGCGACCGGAAGGTCAGACTATCCAAACCAAATTAACAATTTAATAGCCTTTCCTGGAATAATGAAAGGTGCTGTAGAAAAAAGAACTAAGATAACTAAAAACATGCTTAATTCAGCAATTCTCGCCATTTCAAATTCGTGTGTTCCAACACCAGAACGAATACTACCCGAAGCTTATGATAAAAGATTACACTTAAATGTTTATGAAGCTGTTAAAAACGCTTCTTAA
- a CDS encoding FumA C-terminus/TtdB family hydratase beta subunit — MKITDRIDIEKLNAGEILTFSGEIIVMRDAAQKRISELLSKKEEIPVNLNNKIIFYAGPAKPPKNSEIGAIGPTTSERMDKYLEMLFNLGVIATVGKGKRSNSAVEFCKNYKRVYFITPSGAAAYLSKTVEDIKIIAFSDLGTEAIHKIQVKNFPLMVGIDSKGNQIF, encoded by the coding sequence TTGAAGATAACTGATAGAATTGATATAGAAAAATTAAATGCTGGAGAAATTTTAACCTTTTCTGGAGAAATTATAGTTATGAGGGATGCTGCTCAAAAAAGGATATCAGAATTATTATCAAAAAAAGAAGAAATTCCAGTAAACCTAAATAACAAAATCATATTTTATGCGGGACCTGCAAAGCCCCCAAAAAATTCTGAAATTGGAGCTATAGGTCCAACAACAAGTGAAAGAATGGATAAATATCTTGAAATGCTTTTTAATTTAGGAGTTATTGCAACTGTAGGAAAGGGAAAAAGAAGTAATTCAGCTGTGGAATTTTGTAAAAATTATAAAAGGGTTTATTTTATAACCCCCAGTGGTGCTGCAGCTTACCTTTCCAAAACTGTTGAAGATATCAAAATAATAGCTTTTTCAGATCTTGGTACAGAAGCTATTCATAAAATACAAGTTAAGAATTTTCCCTTGATGGTAGGGATAGATTCTAAGGGGAATCAAATTTTTTAA
- a CDS encoding fumarate hydratase, with protein sequence MISKEVIIKKVASLLKQKNCIINEEVKPFIDEYNGPFSKALKENYKIVQKEKLPLCQDTGMVEFFVFLGNKTLLEEPIDASLNKAVGTIYTEMPFRYSVVEDPLFERKNTETNTPSVVHLFPKEGKDLEIRFLIKGGGSENLTRLFMMKPSSTVEELKKVVIAHVKENGARGCPPLHIGIGIGGSADKAIVLSKLALTKDFNDRNKTFSYANLEEELLKELNELELGFQGLKSGISVYSVHIEDFPTHIATLPVGISIDCYLCRNGVIKFEDN encoded by the coding sequence ATGATATCAAAAGAAGTAATTATCAAAAAGGTAGCTTCATTATTAAAACAGAAAAACTGTATTATAAACGAAGAAGTCAAACCATTTATAGATGAATATAATGGCCCATTTTCAAAAGCCCTCAAAGAGAATTATAAAATTGTTCAAAAAGAAAAGCTTCCACTTTGTCAAGATACAGGCATGGTAGAATTTTTTGTTTTTTTAGGAAATAAAACCTTATTAGAAGAACCAATAGATGCATCTTTAAATAAGGCGGTGGGAACTATTTACACCGAAATGCCTTTCAGATACTCAGTAGTTGAAGATCCTCTATTTGAAAGAAAAAACACTGAAACAAATACTCCTTCTGTAGTTCATTTGTTTCCTAAAGAGGGAAAAGATTTAGAAATTAGATTTTTGATTAAAGGTGGAGGAAGTGAAAATCTCACAAGGTTATTTATGATGAAACCTTCATCAACAGTTGAAGAGTTAAAAAAAGTTGTAATAGCACATGTTAAAGAAAACGGAGCAAGGGGTTGTCCACCTTTACATATCGGGATCGGAATAGGAGGAAGTGCTGATAAAGCGATAGTGTTATCGAAATTAGCTTTGACTAAAGATTTCAATGACAGGAACAAAACTTTTTCTTATGCTAATTTAGAAGAAGAACTGCTAAAGGAGTTAAATGAACTTGAATTAGGATTTCAAGGATTAAAAAGCGGAATTTCTGTTTATTCTGTACACATAGAAGATTTTCCAACTCACATTGCAACACTTCCTGTAGGAATTTCGATAGATTGCTATCTTTGTAGAAATGGTGTGATAAAATTTGAAGATAACTGA